A DNA window from Paenibacillus segetis contains the following coding sequences:
- a CDS encoding S-layer homology domain-containing protein, producing MNKKIWILFTALTVGLTSAVTIGSGVSEAQTSADFTDLKDLDAATKAKFDAMISAGIFNGVSDTSFGLKDEMNRAQFAKVAALIAGLNVNPNLTTSSFSDVTSDDPANGYALPYIEALKTAGITDGVGSGSFNPAGSVTKEQLATFLVRVLGQSAGVPSAPSVSDNTVSDWAKGYVQLALELKLLNNSSDGTFGGKEEATRQLLATGAFESAKTLEATRPLEVSGADFKAGNKLELTLSVGIDGSSIDLSKITINGVPLDPKLDSYMLSEDKKTIIITLHQGFKLDSSKAPTIVADGLKSLFGNAVKNEENKSIPVKITEPPVTPPVVTSAPSTSTPSTSTPSTPTPSTPTPTPTPTPTPTPTPTPTPTPTPTPTPTPTPTPTPTPTPTTAPTITFNAGETKRWNGEDSDTIHVSVNPGGFDTLYYMLTEELSDSPSVEEIKSNKQADRDIHIDKDIVPSKAYYLYIVATQGNLDSQVTKLTFYRTDPIIEDFTSIGTPIENSGSITVSPDYSGSEYDFYYLTTDQFAEAPSADYIINQGKLGTNNLEDGTVNIEGSFTASTRLYSVIVAHDPTLQGNIRSNVVVYIILVSE from the coding sequence ATGAACAAAAAGATTTGGATTTTGTTTACGGCGCTGACGGTTGGTTTGACGTCCGCAGTAACCATTGGCAGCGGTGTGAGTGAAGCGCAGACATCGGCCGATTTTACCGATTTAAAGGATTTGGATGCAGCTACAAAGGCAAAGTTTGATGCCATGATTTCAGCAGGTATTTTCAATGGAGTCTCTGATACTAGTTTTGGGCTGAAAGATGAAATGAATCGAGCCCAATTCGCGAAGGTAGCAGCGCTTATTGCTGGTCTGAATGTCAACCCTAATCTAACTACATCGTCTTTCAGTGACGTAACGTCAGATGATCCCGCTAACGGTTATGCACTGCCTTATATCGAAGCGCTTAAGACAGCGGGAATTACGGACGGCGTAGGCTCCGGGAGTTTCAACCCAGCTGGAAGCGTAACGAAGGAGCAATTAGCTACATTTCTAGTTCGGGTTTTAGGCCAGAGTGCAGGGGTACCGTCGGCTCCAAGTGTTAGCGATAATACTGTCTCTGATTGGGCGAAGGGTTACGTCCAATTGGCACTTGAGCTAAAGTTGCTAAATAATTCTTCGGACGGTACTTTCGGCGGTAAAGAAGAAGCGACCCGTCAATTACTAGCTACCGGAGCCTTCGAAAGCGCCAAAACGTTAGAAGCGACCAGACCTCTTGAAGTTTCCGGAGCGGACTTCAAAGCGGGGAACAAGTTGGAACTAACTCTGTCGGTAGGAATCGATGGGAGTTCCATTGATCTATCCAAAATTACCATTAACGGTGTGCCGCTTGATCCGAAGTTAGACAGTTACATGCTGTCCGAGGACAAGAAGACGATCATAATCACGTTACATCAAGGTTTTAAACTCGATTCATCAAAAGCACCGACTATTGTAGCAGATGGTTTAAAGTCATTATTCGGTAACGCGGTTAAAAATGAGGAGAATAAATCCATACCGGTTAAGATAACTGAACCTCCGGTGACACCGCCAGTGGTTACATCTGCGCCTTCAACATCTACGCCTTCGACATCAACACCATCGACACCAACACCATCGACGCCAACACCGACACCAACGCCAACGCCAACACCAACACCAACACCAACACCAACACCAACACCAACACCAACACCAACACCGACACCGACACCGACACCGACACCGACACCGACACCAACCACAGCGCCTACGATTACTTTTAACGCAGGGGAGACAAAAAGATGGAATGGAGAAGATAGCGACACGATCCATGTAAGTGTGAATCCAGGTGGATTCGATACGTTATATTACATGCTTACCGAGGAACTTTCAGATTCCCCAAGCGTCGAAGAGATAAAGTCAAATAAACAAGCTGATAGAGATATCCATATCGACAAGGACATAGTTCCCAGCAAAGCTTATTATCTCTACATAGTTGCTACTCAGGGAAATTTGGATAGTCAAGTTACCAAGTTAACCTTTTATCGTACGGATCCCATCATCGAAGATTTTACGAGCATAGGCACACCTATCGAGAACTCCGGTTCAATTACGGTCTCACCGGATTATAGCGGAAGTGAGTATGACTTCTACTACTTAACGACGGATCAGTTTGCAGAGGCTCCTTCTGCTGATTATATTATTAATCAGGGCAAGCTCGGAACGAATAATTTGGAAGACGGTACAGTAAATATTGAAGGTTCGTTTACCGCGAGTACTCGACTCTATTCGGTCATTGTGGCGCATGACCCAACATTGCAGGGAAATATCCGTTCGAACGTAGTTGTCTATATTATTCTTGTCTCTGAATAG
- the pdxR gene encoding MocR-like pyridoxine biosynthesis transcription factor PdxR: MMKVIRDDKRPIWQQLLDQAIHNITSGIWAPGQLLIPSRELAHMVGVSRSTIQIVYEELLSRGYTVTSRRGGTRVSKWKQFTKSPKEKITDGPVPPSLPLLNSAVDQLHDWFRGKEVREVEIDFSPHEPYLDDQFQKNWRQSLLHASNEMDLSSWAYGDPYGFTPLREQIQRYLSLERGIHIKTNQILLTSGAQHSIDLIAQSLLAEGDTVSVEDPGFPAAWMAMKYRRMNVVPVPVDEYGLVVEHIHPQSKLVFTTPSHQCAVGVVMTEPRRQQLLHRAAQERFWIIEDDYDSEFRYRGEPLPTLFSQASNNTLYLMSFSKMIAPGIRISAIVGSVEAIAQIAKVQELTYRHLPIMDQLTLTHFIKNGHFMRHMRRVRNVYRRRHEAMTKAIMVSGLGERFTLSGVETGLHMLLEAEDSYDEEAVTKLALQQGIRVYPLGPYCLESKRKGWVLGFAKVDEATIEQGIHRLAELIL, translated from the coding sequence ATGATGAAAGTAATCCGTGATGATAAGAGACCGATCTGGCAGCAATTGCTTGATCAAGCGATTCATAATATTACTAGCGGAATCTGGGCGCCAGGACAATTACTGATTCCTTCCCGCGAACTTGCCCACATGGTAGGTGTCTCTCGCTCGACTATACAAATCGTTTATGAGGAATTGCTAAGTCGCGGCTATACCGTTACATCTCGGCGAGGAGGAACGCGAGTTAGTAAATGGAAGCAATTTACGAAGTCACCGAAGGAAAAGATCACAGATGGCCCCGTCCCCCCCTCACTTCCCTTGTTGAACTCGGCTGTCGATCAATTACATGACTGGTTCAGAGGCAAAGAAGTGCGAGAAGTTGAAATTGACTTCAGTCCCCATGAACCCTACTTGGATGATCAATTTCAAAAGAACTGGCGACAGTCGCTTCTCCACGCATCCAATGAAATGGACCTATCAAGCTGGGCGTACGGCGACCCCTATGGTTTCACACCATTACGTGAGCAAATACAGCGTTATTTATCACTTGAACGAGGCATTCATATCAAAACCAATCAGATTCTATTAACCTCAGGAGCTCAGCACAGTATTGACTTAATCGCACAATCACTCTTAGCTGAGGGGGACACCGTCTCAGTAGAAGATCCCGGTTTTCCAGCTGCCTGGATGGCGATGAAATATCGACGTATGAATGTGGTGCCTGTTCCCGTTGATGAGTATGGTCTAGTTGTTGAGCATATTCACCCACAGTCCAAACTGGTCTTTACGACTCCTTCACATCAGTGTGCGGTTGGGGTAGTTATGACCGAGCCGCGCAGGCAACAATTGTTACATAGGGCGGCTCAAGAACGATTTTGGATCATTGAAGACGATTATGATAGTGAATTTCGATATCGTGGAGAGCCACTTCCAACGTTGTTTAGTCAGGCATCCAATAATACTTTGTATCTCATGAGTTTTTCTAAAATGATTGCTCCAGGCATTCGCATTTCGGCTATCGTTGGATCCGTCGAGGCCATTGCCCAAATTGCCAAAGTACAGGAGCTTACTTACCGCCATCTTCCTATTATGGATCAACTAACGCTAACCCACTTCATTAAGAATGGGCATTTTATGCGACATATGCGAAGAGTCAGAAATGTGTACCGACGAAGACACGAAGCCATGACAAAGGCTATTATGGTTAGCGGTTTAGGAGAGCGTTTCACGCTAAGCGGAGTAGAAACGGGATTGCATATGTTACTTGAAGCAGAAGATTCATACGACGAAGAAGCAGTGACAAAGTTAGCTCTACAGCAGGGAATACGTGTATACCCTCTTGGACCCTATTGTTTGGAAAGCAAAAGAAAGGGATGGGTGCTGGGATTTGCAAAAGTGGATGAAGCAACGATTGAGCAGGGAATTCATCGCCTTGCGGAGTTGATCTTATAG
- a CDS encoding amino acid permease has protein sequence MAQQELKRELENRHVQLIAIGGTIGTGLFLGSGKAIQLAGPSIIFAYLIVGIAIFFVMRALGELLLSKAGYQSFTDIAEDYLGPRAAFVTGWTYWFCWIMTAMADIIAVGIYVQYWFDIPQWIPEVLCLVILLGLNLLTVKNFGELEFWFALIKVVTILALIAIGIILLVIGFKTDAGTVTVKNIWGHGGMFPNGITGFLLSFQMVVFAFVGVELVGVSAAETSDPEKNIPSAINKIPLRILFFYVGAIIALLCINPWTELSPAESPFVKTFALVGIPIAAGIINFVVLTSAASACNSGMFSTSRILYNLGKNDQAPSQFAKLNKNHVPRNGLLISTLVLSVGALLSKFIPEQAFGIVTTISAICFIWVWGVVLICHIKYKKTQPQLHEKSKFKAPFTPFINYVVLALFAIILIIMLFAEETRPALLLTPLWFILLFVLHYSNRRKRGN, from the coding sequence ATGGCACAACAAGAATTAAAGCGGGAATTAGAAAATCGGCATGTTCAACTCATTGCAATTGGTGGAACCATTGGTACTGGACTATTTTTAGGTTCCGGTAAAGCAATACAACTAGCAGGGCCCTCTATCATTTTTGCTTACCTAATCGTCGGGATCGCCATTTTCTTTGTAATGAGGGCGTTAGGAGAACTCCTGTTGTCTAAAGCAGGGTATCAATCTTTTACAGATATTGCTGAAGATTATCTTGGACCACGAGCAGCGTTTGTCACTGGCTGGACCTATTGGTTCTGTTGGATTATGACGGCTATGGCTGATATTATTGCTGTCGGGATATATGTACAATATTGGTTCGATATTCCGCAATGGATACCTGAAGTTCTCTGCTTAGTCATTTTATTAGGACTCAATCTGTTAACTGTCAAAAATTTTGGGGAATTGGAGTTTTGGTTTGCCTTAATTAAGGTGGTCACTATTCTCGCATTAATTGCCATTGGGATTATTTTATTGGTGATAGGATTCAAAACAGATGCAGGAACGGTAACGGTCAAGAATATTTGGGGCCATGGAGGAATGTTTCCAAACGGGATAACAGGTTTCTTACTTTCGTTCCAAATGGTTGTGTTTGCATTTGTCGGTGTGGAATTAGTAGGTGTGTCTGCAGCAGAGACATCGGATCCAGAGAAGAATATCCCATCGGCCATTAATAAAATTCCTTTACGAATTCTATTCTTCTACGTTGGAGCAATTATTGCTCTATTATGCATTAACCCTTGGACGGAGCTAAGTCCGGCAGAAAGTCCTTTTGTTAAAACTTTTGCTTTAGTGGGGATTCCGATCGCCGCGGGCATTATTAACTTTGTCGTATTAACTTCAGCTGCTTCTGCTTGTAACAGCGGAATGTTCTCAACAAGTCGAATTCTATATAACTTAGGTAAGAATGACCAGGCTCCGTCCCAATTTGCAAAATTGAATAAAAATCATGTACCAAGAAACGGGTTGTTGATCTCCACACTTGTCCTATCTGTGGGAGCTCTTTTGAGTAAGTTTATTCCGGAACAAGCTTTTGGGATCGTGACAACGATTAGTGCCATTTGCTTTATTTGGGTGTGGGGTGTGGTTCTCATTTGCCATATAAAATATAAGAAAACTCAGCCGCAATTACATGAAAAATCAAAATTTAAAGCACCATTTACTCCATTTATTAATTATGTTGTCCTAGCTTTGTTTGCTATCATCCTCATTATTATGCTGTTTGCTGAAGAGACACGTCCGGCCTTATTGTTAACGCCCCTATGGTTTATTCTATTATTTGTTTTGCATTATTCCAATAGAAGGAAGAGAGGCAACTAA
- a CDS encoding metallophosphoesterase — MILLIILFIAAVIYFFLIFPTQWLKVERVRYSCGIGARVLQISDLHVEKLRISPSRLTRVIINEAPDYVVLTGDFTQKSRYLSKVQRYAHAIVKPGIPVVAVLGNHDHRLKSTAFHQLIHILESMGIQVLINQSISVDNFQIVGIDDFGSNKSKVDQAFANVDPSKPILVLTHNPNLVLSMNRKYTYLMAGHIHGMQFNVPFLFPFIDKGRLAADGIIKGMHTGTHGQFYISKGIGQAGPNARFLIRSEVTLHELD, encoded by the coding sequence ATGATCTTGTTAATTATTCTGTTTATCGCTGCGGTCATCTATTTCTTTTTGATCTTCCCGACCCAATGGCTTAAAGTGGAACGAGTCCGCTACTCTTGTGGGATTGGAGCCCGAGTTCTGCAGATTAGTGACCTACATGTGGAGAAACTCCGAATCAGTCCCAGTAGATTAACCCGTGTGATTATAAATGAAGCCCCTGATTATGTCGTTCTCACCGGGGACTTCACGCAAAAATCCCGATATTTATCCAAGGTGCAACGTTATGCTCATGCGATTGTAAAGCCCGGCATTCCTGTTGTTGCTGTACTGGGCAATCATGATCATCGCCTAAAATCTACTGCTTTCCATCAGCTGATCCACATTCTTGAAAGCATGGGTATACAAGTCCTTATTAATCAGTCTATATCAGTTGATAACTTTCAAATTGTTGGCATCGATGACTTTGGTAGCAACAAAAGCAAGGTTGATCAAGCATTCGCAAACGTCGATCCAAGCAAACCGATCCTAGTCCTCACTCATAACCCCAATCTTGTTCTATCTATGAACCGAAAATATACGTATTTGATGGCAGGTCATATTCATGGTATGCAGTTTAACGTGCCTTTTTTGTTCCCATTCATAGATAAAGGCAGGCTCGCGGCAGACGGTATTATCAAGGGAATGCATACAGGCACCCATGGCCAGTTCTATATCTCGAAAGGGATTGGTCAGGCCGGTCCCAATGCCAGGTTCCTTATTCGCAGTGAAGTTACGCTGCATGAACTCGATTGA
- the hprK gene encoding HPr(Ser) kinase/phosphatase, with amino-acid sequence MKSITVQSLTEKFHLEVLAGASRMDRVITRPRTHRPGLEFVGYFDFFPMERVQVLGRKEINYLLTLSVEERKLHIGNIVKYHPPCFIVTAGQQEIPYLILFCDQEGIPLLRTAETTTEFIAKLDSYLVKTLAPELSIHGVCVNVSGIGILLRGKSGIGKSETAHTLIRRGHRFVADDIVVLKKLGPATLLGTHNETTREFLALRSIGLINVVRQYGRKAFQDETRIVLDIELAPWQEDSLNNELEVVPQFTEYLGVKIPHIEVQLQPGRDVAGLIEAAANNWYLKQLGYSAAEEFMQRIENQMQ; translated from the coding sequence ATGAAGTCGATCACCGTTCAAAGCCTTACGGAAAAATTCCATTTGGAAGTGCTTGCGGGAGCCAGCCGCATGGATCGTGTGATTACCCGTCCGCGAACGCATAGACCGGGGCTGGAGTTTGTCGGGTATTTTGATTTTTTTCCTATGGAACGGGTGCAAGTGCTGGGCCGCAAGGAAATTAACTATTTATTGACGCTAAGCGTTGAGGAACGCAAGCTGCATATCGGAAACATTGTCAAATATCATCCGCCTTGCTTCATTGTGACGGCAGGACAACAGGAGATTCCTTATCTGATCCTGTTCTGCGATCAGGAAGGCATACCACTACTACGGACGGCAGAGACGACAACGGAGTTTATCGCCAAGCTGGACAGTTATCTAGTGAAGACTCTTGCGCCGGAGCTGTCGATCCATGGCGTATGTGTAAATGTATCGGGCATAGGCATCCTGCTCAGGGGAAAATCCGGGATTGGTAAAAGCGAGACAGCCCACACGCTCATCCGAAGAGGTCACCGGTTCGTAGCGGACGATATTGTGGTGCTTAAGAAGTTAGGCCCAGCGACGCTTCTTGGCACGCATAATGAGACAACGCGCGAGTTCCTTGCGCTACGCAGCATTGGTCTGATCAATGTTGTACGCCAATATGGACGCAAGGCATTTCAGGACGAGACACGAATTGTACTCGACATTGAGTTAGCTCCATGGCAGGAAGACTCCCTCAACAATGAGCTTGAGGTAGTCCCGCAATTCACGGAATATCTCGGCGTCAAAATCCCGCATATCGAAGTCCAGCTTCAGCCTGGACGCGACGTAGCTGGTTTGATTGAAGCGGCGGCCAACAATTGGTATCTCAAGCAGCTAGGGTATAGCGCAGCCGAAGAGTTCATGCAGCGGATAGAGAACCAGATGCAGTAA
- a CDS encoding pyridoxamine 5'-phosphate oxidase family protein has product MDSVRYKIRECQDQEKIESFLLQARVGYLGMVDGNLPYVVPLNYVWTEGKLYFHGAGDGRRNQVMSENPEVCFTVCEEYGTITDPVPAKTDTAYMSVMIFGQAEPITDLDEATHVLQELINKYVPGYYNRPLSKQHVDKYRSAVFGGPVQVYRVIPQHVTAKQSPIEAEKMYRSNPNVGREI; this is encoded by the coding sequence ATGGATTCAGTTCGCTACAAGATCAGGGAATGCCAGGATCAAGAGAAAATTGAAAGTTTTCTTCTTCAAGCAAGAGTAGGGTATCTTGGAATGGTTGATGGAAATCTTCCTTATGTTGTACCGCTTAATTATGTATGGACAGAGGGGAAACTCTATTTTCACGGGGCAGGAGATGGAAGGCGCAATCAGGTCATGAGTGAAAATCCAGAGGTATGTTTTACGGTGTGTGAGGAATACGGAACGATCACGGATCCGGTTCCTGCCAAGACAGATACGGCATACATGAGCGTAATGATATTTGGACAAGCAGAGCCAATCACGGATTTGGACGAAGCCACTCATGTACTCCAAGAATTGATCAATAAATATGTACCCGGCTATTATAACCGTCCCTTATCGAAGCAGCATGTAGATAAGTATAGGTCGGCTGTATTCGGTGGACCGGTGCAAGTTTACCGCGTAATTCCACAACATGTGACAGCAAAACAAAGTCCTATCGAAGCAGAAAAAATGTATAGAAGTAACCCAAATGTCGGGAGAGAAATATAA